One region of Salvelinus sp. IW2-2015 linkage group LG6.1, ASM291031v2, whole genome shotgun sequence genomic DNA includes:
- the cd79a gene encoding B-cell antigen receptor complex-associated protein alpha chain isoform X1, with the protein MTGNQYKTVKKMVAVTFLFLCFWAAGVHGDLSRIQVTLEPDRPSLRVQLSHTASLRCCYSVTGGAVDTIWATSPHTVKGTAILRGVDLRDNRVTVDGGNLTAAGVMCHTLILREARLNDSGLYQCFLNHSALRHSVYTHGTFLQVYRPMVKILDIGESTKNSILTAEGMLLMVAVLLHGTMMLCKTKKLNQLKKKRVKEEEENIYEGLNLEECCSTYDQIQRSLVQGPYQDVGNMIMEEEEEIQLEKP; encoded by the exons ATGACTGGCAACCAATATAAAACAGTGAAGAAGATGGTGGCCGTGACATTCTTGTTCCTCTGCTTCTGGGCTG CAGGTGTCCACGGTGACCTCAGCCGTATCCAGGTTACTCTGGAGCCAGACAGGCCCTCTCTGAGGGTGCAGCTCTCTCACACCGCCTCCCTGCGCTGCTGCTACTCAGTCACAGGGGGAGCCGTGGACACCATCTGGGCCACCAGCCCCCACACGGTCAAAGGCACGGCCATCCTTCGGGGAGTGGACCTGAGAGACAACCGTGTGACGGTGGATGGGGGGAACCTGACGGCGGCAGGGGTCATGTGTCACACACTCATCCTGAGGGAGGCCCGTCTGAACGACTCAGGGTTGTACCAGTGTTTTCTCAACCATAGCGCCCTGCGGCACTCTGTGTACACCCACGGCACCTTCCTGCAGGtctaca GGCCGATGGTGAAGATTCTGGACATCGGTGAAAGCACCAAGAACAGCATCCTGACTGCTGAGGGAATGTTACTGATGGTGGCGGTGCTTCTGCATGGTACCATGATGCTCTGTAAG ACAAAGAAACTCAATCAACTGAAGAAGAAAAGGgtcaaagaggaagaggagaatatCTATGAG GGTCTAAATCTGGAGGAATGCTGTTCCACATATGATCAGATCCAGCGCTCTCTGGTGCAGGGCCCCTACCAAGACGTGGGAAACATGattatggaggaggaggaggaaatccAACTGGAGAAGCCTTAa
- the cd79a gene encoding B-cell antigen receptor complex-associated protein alpha chain isoform X2, with protein MTGNQYKTVKKMVAVTFLFLCFWAGVHGDLSRIQVTLEPDRPSLRVQLSHTASLRCCYSVTGGAVDTIWATSPHTVKGTAILRGVDLRDNRVTVDGGNLTAAGVMCHTLILREARLNDSGLYQCFLNHSALRHSVYTHGTFLQVYRPMVKILDIGESTKNSILTAEGMLLMVAVLLHGTMMLCKTKKLNQLKKKRVKEEEENIYEGLNLEECCSTYDQIQRSLVQGPYQDVGNMIMEEEEEIQLEKP; from the exons ATGACTGGCAACCAATATAAAACAGTGAAGAAGATGGTGGCCGTGACATTCTTGTTCCTCTGCTTCTGGGCTG GTGTCCACGGTGACCTCAGCCGTATCCAGGTTACTCTGGAGCCAGACAGGCCCTCTCTGAGGGTGCAGCTCTCTCACACCGCCTCCCTGCGCTGCTGCTACTCAGTCACAGGGGGAGCCGTGGACACCATCTGGGCCACCAGCCCCCACACGGTCAAAGGCACGGCCATCCTTCGGGGAGTGGACCTGAGAGACAACCGTGTGACGGTGGATGGGGGGAACCTGACGGCGGCAGGGGTCATGTGTCACACACTCATCCTGAGGGAGGCCCGTCTGAACGACTCAGGGTTGTACCAGTGTTTTCTCAACCATAGCGCCCTGCGGCACTCTGTGTACACCCACGGCACCTTCCTGCAGGtctaca GGCCGATGGTGAAGATTCTGGACATCGGTGAAAGCACCAAGAACAGCATCCTGACTGCTGAGGGAATGTTACTGATGGTGGCGGTGCTTCTGCATGGTACCATGATGCTCTGTAAG ACAAAGAAACTCAATCAACTGAAGAAGAAAAGGgtcaaagaggaagaggagaatatCTATGAG GGTCTAAATCTGGAGGAATGCTGTTCCACATATGATCAGATCCAGCGCTCTCTGGTGCAGGGCCCCTACCAAGACGTGGGAAACATGattatggaggaggaggaggaaatccAACTGGAGAAGCCTTAa